In the genome of Bremerella sp. JC817, one region contains:
- a CDS encoding DUF1559 domain-containing protein: MKRNGFTLVELLVVIAIIGVLIALLLPAVQQAREAARRIQCTNNLKQLSLSLHNYHDTIGSFPPGWIYFQEGRGSNTLGRASWGWGSFLLPYIEQNALYDQLQVGIVGLGVANFDLTQTLLPAYVCPSDNPDPIVVNGGFRFGASNYSGVLGRYDTAQSGAAWSPALSSSSNPFYGRTDSQMATYQFEGVLGPGRGVRFADITDGTSNTLAIGEKSQLHGNQMGVWAGTRLDKCANCSTGAVFAITGVVDFAINEDGGNNGFQEERVFTSRHPGGAIFALSDGSTTFLPETIDMTTYLRLGQRNDGQVVGNF; this comes from the coding sequence ATGAAAAGGAACGGCTTCACGCTCGTTGAGTTGTTGGTGGTTATTGCCATCATCGGCGTCCTGATCGCATTGTTGTTGCCTGCCGTCCAGCAAGCTCGCGAAGCGGCTCGACGCATTCAATGCACCAACAATTTGAAGCAGTTGAGTCTCTCGCTGCACAACTATCACGATACGATCGGTTCGTTTCCACCAGGCTGGATCTATTTTCAGGAAGGGCGCGGATCGAACACTCTCGGTCGGGCCTCGTGGGGCTGGGGAAGTTTCCTCTTGCCTTACATCGAACAGAATGCCCTCTACGACCAACTTCAGGTCGGAATCGTCGGCCTTGGTGTGGCGAACTTCGATCTGACGCAGACGCTGCTTCCAGCATACGTCTGTCCTTCGGACAATCCTGATCCGATCGTCGTCAACGGCGGCTTTCGCTTCGGGGCCTCCAACTATAGTGGCGTTCTGGGGCGATACGATACGGCTCAATCCGGAGCTGCCTGGTCGCCAGCCCTTTCGAGTTCCTCGAATCCCTTCTACGGTCGAACCGACTCCCAAATGGCGACCTATCAGTTTGAAGGGGTCCTCGGCCCAGGTCGCGGCGTTCGCTTCGCCGACATCACCGACGGGACGAGCAACACGCTGGCGATCGGCGAGAAAAGCCAGCTTCACGGCAACCAGATGGGCGTCTGGGCTGGAACGCGACTCGACAAGTGTGCGAACTGTTCGACCGGAGCGGTCTTTGCCATCACCGGCGTGGTCGATTTCGCGATCAACGAAGATGGTGGCAACAATGGCTTCCAGGAAGAACGCGTCTTCACCAGTCGACACCCAGGCGGAGCGATCTTCGCGTTGTCGGATGGCTCGACGACGTTTCTGCCCGAGACGATCGATATGACCACTTACCTGCGACTAGGCCAGCGGAACGATGGCCAGGTGGTCGGAAACTTTTAA
- a CDS encoding serine protease: MFWKRLALLALLVTASAIGCNTDVSPDGSNSGGLPLFGRKGNGSGGALSSFADQPAYQIRPTELQYSLVPTRKMTYKIQTVLTLPDKEQYHGGKISYEVSTGDPNRLLEIKDGESTGTAFVVHPDGFLVTCAHVVQGAVNVDVHLGGKTYIAKVVDLDTRNDLALIRIDAHNMPALPIIDSSTIRLAEEVRVVGFPLTDVLGESLKIARGTVSGINEGKPDQMFQLDATVNPGNSGGPVVDEKGQVTSVASELLSGDGVSNVGFAVPSNLVTAMLARNNISFTAGSSSAPQLSGPDLAEHVKPSIALMKVRTGPKGVGSSDNRLVLFSFFVSEQTKTGNLYRDIRGTTKQESGRLVLNPFGETQYDDGIETLPLFVRELSTIAFEPLPRFTSDTWETSSVRIVPQKKNSKLVIEEDPRMAELARMNPLLRGRLPYGFNPKVKEVSSYEFHPAIEQATYRVKSRVTKDIAVEKTHDLKTVQKDQAIPFLHLKGKAHMVFSTRSGVYSSIDYEGTADITVDGKTLTIPIKYSCSLVEDRPSYLDQTAPSNRPSSTTPSSSAPYSPDDSPKTSGRVSRPEKRRYTEELPKVKGLSQLDLSR, encoded by the coding sequence ATGTTTTGGAAACGCTTAGCTCTGCTCGCTCTCCTCGTCACCGCTTCGGCGATCGGCTGCAATACCGATGTCTCGCCCGACGGTTCCAACTCCGGCGGACTTCCACTATTTGGACGAAAGGGGAACGGAAGTGGTGGTGCGCTCTCGTCATTCGCCGATCAACCGGCGTATCAGATTCGCCCCACCGAATTGCAATACTCGCTAGTTCCGACGCGCAAGATGACCTACAAGATCCAAACCGTTCTGACCCTGCCTGACAAAGAGCAGTATCACGGTGGCAAGATCTCGTATGAAGTCAGCACTGGCGATCCGAATCGCCTGCTGGAAATCAAAGATGGCGAATCGACCGGGACCGCCTTCGTCGTCCATCCCGATGGTTTCCTCGTAACGTGCGCCCACGTGGTTCAAGGGGCGGTCAACGTCGATGTCCATCTGGGTGGCAAAACCTACATTGCCAAAGTCGTTGACCTCGACACGCGGAACGACTTGGCGTTGATTCGGATCGATGCCCACAACATGCCGGCGCTGCCGATCATCGACTCGTCGACCATTCGTCTCGCGGAAGAAGTTCGCGTGGTTGGCTTCCCGCTGACTGATGTGCTGGGCGAAAGTCTGAAGATTGCCCGTGGCACGGTCTCCGGCATCAACGAAGGCAAGCCAGACCAGATGTTCCAGCTCGACGCGACCGTCAACCCAGGCAACAGCGGCGGTCCTGTCGTCGACGAAAAAGGGCAAGTGACGAGCGTCGCGTCGGAATTACTCTCAGGCGATGGCGTCTCGAACGTTGGTTTCGCCGTCCCATCGAACCTGGTAACCGCCATGCTCGCGCGGAACAACATTTCGTTCACGGCCGGTTCCAGTTCCGCTCCACAGCTTTCAGGTCCTGACCTGGCCGAACATGTGAAGCCATCAATCGCACTAATGAAAGTCAGAACCGGTCCCAAGGGGGTTGGGTCCAGCGATAACCGACTGGTCCTATTCAGCTTTTTTGTCAGCGAGCAAACGAAAACCGGTAACCTCTATCGCGATATTCGCGGGACCACGAAACAGGAATCTGGCCGATTGGTCCTCAACCCGTTCGGTGAAACCCAATACGACGATGGTATCGAAACGTTGCCTCTGTTTGTGCGAGAACTCAGCACGATCGCCTTCGAGCCGCTCCCTCGTTTCACGTCCGATACCTGGGAAACGTCGAGTGTGCGGATCGTTCCGCAGAAAAAGAACTCGAAGTTGGTAATCGAGGAAGACCCACGCATGGCGGAACTGGCCCGAATGAATCCGCTCCTCCGTGGCCGCTTGCCATATGGATTCAATCCCAAGGTCAAAGAGGTTTCCTCGTACGAATTCCACCCCGCAATTGAGCAAGCCACCTATCGCGTCAAGTCACGCGTCACGAAAGACATCGCGGTGGAAAAGACCCATGACTTGAAAACCGTTCAAAAAGATCAGGCGATTCCCTTCTTGCATTTGAAAGGGAAAGCACACATGGTTTTTAGTACCAGATCTGGGGTGTACAGTTCGATTGATTACGAGGGAACTGCCGACATTACCGTGGATGGCAAGACACTCACGATTCCTATCAAGTACAGCTGTTCGCTCGTGGAAGACCGGCCTTCCTATCTGGACCAGACGGCCCCTTCCAATCGCCCTTCCTCGACGACTCCCTCGTCCTCCGCTCCTTACTCGCCTGACGATTCACCTAAGACCAGTGGTAGGGTGAGTCGTCCTGAAAAGAGACGTTATACCGAGGAGCTACCGAAGGTGAAAGGACTTTCGCAGCTCGATCTAAGCCGCTAA
- a CDS encoding methyltransferase, translating to MQNPTHNSAGIQQPTTDPTPIFEHFRGMHGSELLTAAVAHFDLFGRLEKTPLTFDALRKELQLEKRPAVVLITALRAMGLIAESDGKLALTELASEHLVPGKMFDCGNYLGLAAQTPGVLTMVNLLESNRPLGSDGDDASGAAYIYRDGIKSAMEAEDLARHFTLALSGRAKNVAPALAEAVAMDDAKVLLDVGGGTGIYSYVMLQKNPHLRAIIFDRPMVLNIAEEMAKEYDVADRCEFVRGDMFADPFPEKADTILLSNILHDWDEAECQLLVDKCAAALPEGGRLLIHDVFLNDALDGPLPIALYSASLFSFTEGRAYSAAEYRGMLEAAGLTPGPIAPTLVHCGVLPGTRHAR from the coding sequence ATGCAAAACCCAACCCACAACAGCGCTGGCATTCAGCAGCCCACCACCGATCCAACGCCGATCTTCGAGCATTTCCGCGGGATGCATGGTTCGGAACTGCTGACTGCGGCGGTGGCTCACTTCGATCTGTTCGGCCGTTTAGAAAAGACGCCGCTGACCTTCGACGCGCTGCGGAAAGAGCTGCAGCTCGAGAAGCGTCCGGCCGTCGTGTTGATCACGGCGCTGCGAGCGATGGGGCTGATTGCCGAGTCCGATGGCAAGTTAGCCCTCACCGAGCTGGCCAGCGAGCATCTGGTGCCGGGCAAGATGTTCGATTGTGGAAACTATTTGGGACTGGCAGCCCAGACCCCTGGCGTGTTGACGATGGTCAACCTGCTAGAGAGCAATCGTCCACTGGGTAGCGATGGTGATGATGCCAGCGGCGCGGCGTATATCTATCGGGATGGGATCAAGTCGGCGATGGAAGCGGAAGATCTCGCGCGGCACTTCACGTTGGCACTCTCCGGTCGTGCCAAGAATGTCGCACCAGCGCTGGCCGAAGCGGTCGCGATGGACGATGCCAAGGTCCTGCTCGATGTCGGTGGCGGGACAGGGATCTATTCGTACGTGATGCTCCAAAAGAACCCGCATCTGCGAGCGATCATCTTCGACCGACCGATGGTGCTGAATATCGCCGAAGAGATGGCGAAAGAGTATGATGTGGCCGATCGCTGCGAGTTCGTCCGAGGTGATATGTTCGCCGACCCGTTCCCTGAGAAGGCTGATACGATTCTGCTCTCGAACATTCTGCACGACTGGGACGAAGCCGAATGCCAGCTACTGGTCGATAAGTGTGCCGCAGCGTTGCCCGAAGGGGGTCGACTGCTGATTCACGACGTCTTCTTGAACGACGCACTCGACGGTCCGTTGCCAATCGCTTTGTATTCGGCGTCGCTGTTCTCGTTCACCGAAGGACGAGCTTACAGCGCTGCTGAGTATCGCGGAATGCTCGAAGCAGCCGGGCTGACCCCAGGACCGATCGCGCCGACGCTGGTTCACTGCGGCGTGCTGCCAGGAACACGCCACGCCAGGTAG
- a CDS encoding SWIM zinc finger family protein: MSTTLEQLGYHYSFASAVDDHGIQLAACDQLRTSATSADKVHAGPFLRSQLVYPRQTARMLRALSRVVRTHYFDARPPQLDPIVTTSPSVVRFEGFSGCCGVYVRLDIDREALQTQEMRWGTTNVDFNGEMIQHLDRIGRDTNVSLDISHEGISVEHSGAQVFEKKVTLPKRWIKGLCEVQVYQTRLELVHRFSPGLLMPLLQQAGGGTARSGAGRSRGQLNYLLVQAGRPRLSPRMSPGAIPVGGLNRLDSLRSILPLIREVQLYSDPESGVHAWMAESESLRYWLVVSPELYRGFSGEGQVLSALANGAWEDRVDDLEDWLAGETTGRAGQPPKETIDPAEIASALGWSVADANIALAGLATSGLAGFDLANGFYFQRRLPMNPQVVETDQPRLRGARKLVDENAVRRINLAASEVRDSIAMEVRSGEIAYFVRLGSEADSCTCPWFSRHQGERGPCKHVLAARIVAQGKHQK, from the coding sequence ATGAGCACGACGTTAGAACAGCTTGGCTACCATTACTCGTTCGCCTCCGCGGTCGACGATCACGGCATCCAATTGGCGGCCTGCGATCAGCTTCGGACTTCGGCAACTTCGGCCGATAAAGTTCACGCCGGGCCATTTCTCCGCAGTCAGCTTGTTTACCCTCGCCAAACAGCCAGGATGCTGCGAGCTCTGAGCCGGGTTGTGCGAACGCATTACTTCGATGCTCGGCCACCACAACTCGATCCGATCGTGACCACCAGTCCTAGCGTCGTTCGGTTTGAAGGGTTTAGTGGCTGCTGTGGCGTTTACGTACGCCTCGACATCGACCGTGAAGCACTTCAGACACAAGAGATGCGGTGGGGAACAACCAATGTCGACTTCAATGGCGAAATGATTCAGCATCTCGATCGAATCGGCCGTGATACGAATGTCTCGCTCGATATTTCCCATGAAGGCATTTCGGTCGAACATAGCGGCGCCCAAGTCTTCGAGAAGAAGGTGACGTTGCCTAAACGTTGGATCAAAGGCTTGTGCGAAGTTCAGGTCTACCAGACCAGGTTGGAACTCGTGCATCGATTCTCGCCAGGATTATTGATGCCATTACTTCAACAAGCAGGCGGCGGAACGGCACGCAGCGGAGCCGGTCGAAGTCGGGGACAGTTGAACTACCTCCTCGTCCAAGCAGGGCGGCCCCGGCTGTCCCCCAGAATGTCGCCAGGAGCGATCCCGGTCGGCGGACTGAACCGACTCGATTCGCTCCGTTCGATCTTGCCGCTGATTCGCGAAGTTCAACTTTACAGCGATCCAGAGTCTGGCGTGCATGCCTGGATGGCCGAATCGGAATCGCTTCGCTATTGGTTGGTGGTTTCGCCAGAGCTTTACCGTGGATTCTCTGGCGAGGGACAAGTTCTATCGGCACTCGCCAACGGCGCTTGGGAAGATCGTGTCGACGACCTTGAAGATTGGCTGGCGGGTGAAACCACAGGTCGAGCAGGTCAGCCACCGAAGGAGACGATTGACCCGGCCGAGATTGCGAGCGCCCTCGGGTGGAGTGTGGCAGATGCGAACATCGCACTGGCAGGCCTGGCAACCAGTGGACTGGCAGGTTTTGACCTGGCGAATGGTTTCTATTTTCAGCGGCGATTGCCTATGAATCCGCAGGTCGTCGAGACCGATCAGCCACGCCTTCGCGGCGCGAGGAAACTAGTCGACGAGAACGCAGTACGGCGGATCAACCTGGCTGCCAGCGAAGTTCGTGATTCCATCGCAATGGAAGTCCGCAGCGGCGAGATCGCTTATTTTGTTCGTCTCGGTTCCGAGGCCGACTCGTGTACTTGTCCCTGGTTCAGTCGGCACCAGGGTGAACGTGGTCCTTGTAAGCATGTTTTGGCGGCACGCATCGTGGCGCAGGGAAAGCACCAAAAATGA
- a CDS encoding SHD1 domain-containing protein — MVWTRPGAVLLLVMLSTTMVSGREWTDSTGKFKIDAEYESFRDGALTLRKANGDMVTVPWERLSSADQQFLKSRPEVKAYLGEQSPAAVGPPSVVKISTPTGVTEGEVRRFKAPLWGFRNITFSPSGAWIAAGMSSGKFQLLDVEHEAVLNEISKLDDLGDILACCFSPDGTRLATAGYRKQIAIWKVSPRGDLSRAGTLTGHKGPISSMAFSPDSTKLLTGSSDQKLIYWDLATHQMIHEFKEVHADVKECVFTPNGKQALATEGRKLHLFDLENKRFLETMEFNKSYPQRVTISPTGEYVAVSSSYDIRIVNTVTGVGRLMHDTEIQWSLKFLPDGKRLVTGAKAKLSVWDITTGEYLKTIELTNIRNVQELACSPDGDHVAVTGVGPKQDVIVVRISE, encoded by the coding sequence ATGGTTTGGACACGACCTGGCGCGGTGCTATTGCTCGTCATGCTTTCGACGACAATGGTTTCGGGCCGTGAATGGACCGACTCTACTGGCAAATTCAAGATCGATGCGGAATACGAATCGTTCCGCGACGGCGCGCTTACGCTTCGTAAGGCAAATGGAGACATGGTGACCGTTCCGTGGGAACGTCTTTCTTCTGCCGATCAGCAATTCCTGAAATCTCGCCCAGAGGTCAAAGCCTATCTCGGGGAACAATCGCCAGCAGCGGTTGGACCACCGAGCGTCGTGAAGATCTCGACACCGACCGGCGTGACCGAGGGAGAGGTGCGACGTTTTAAAGCTCCGCTGTGGGGTTTCCGAAACATCACCTTTTCGCCGAGCGGGGCCTGGATCGCTGCTGGCATGTCGAGTGGAAAGTTTCAGCTGCTCGACGTCGAGCATGAGGCGGTTCTTAACGAGATATCGAAACTCGATGATCTCGGCGACATTCTCGCTTGTTGCTTCTCACCTGACGGGACGAGGCTTGCCACCGCTGGCTACCGAAAACAGATCGCGATCTGGAAAGTCAGTCCTCGCGGTGACCTCAGTCGTGCTGGCACTTTGACAGGGCACAAGGGTCCCATCAGCAGTATGGCCTTTTCACCTGATTCGACGAAGCTACTTACCGGTAGCTCCGATCAGAAACTGATCTACTGGGATCTCGCGACCCACCAAATGATTCACGAGTTCAAAGAAGTTCATGCGGACGTAAAAGAATGTGTCTTCACGCCCAATGGCAAACAGGCACTCGCGACCGAAGGCCGGAAGTTGCATCTCTTCGATCTAGAAAACAAACGTTTCCTGGAAACGATGGAGTTTAACAAGAGCTACCCGCAACGAGTGACCATCTCGCCAACTGGCGAGTACGTTGCCGTTTCCAGCAGCTATGACATCCGCATCGTCAACACAGTGACTGGCGTGGGTCGTTTGATGCACGATACGGAGATTCAGTGGTCGCTCAAGTTTCTACCGGATGGCAAACGCCTTGTAACCGGTGCCAAGGCGAAGCTGAGCGTCTGGGATATCACCACCGGTGAATATCTCAAGACGATCGAGCTGACCAATATCCGTAACGTGCAGGAACTGGCCTGTTCACCCGATGGTGATCATGTCGCGGTCACCGGCGTCGGTCCGAAGCAAGACGTGATCGTCGTGCGAATTTCTGAATAG
- a CDS encoding DUF6493 family protein, with protein sequence MIEALEAVILANDSAKVVEVLSTATEEERAASVRPLKAFWLALGIDRHVTRGVHPDLTKTSEEVVEKRKKYNLADTNELSPRYYSDLFYVAWLAWYGIVDQGESCLCTCVPHFEAESAQILADRNPPWIDQWLETHFPKLEDRDTYNWPGEFWVLLHQRGLLKNSKSFKLKERLAKFWIPSAYEKQPEATQQFLLAYPEAIEPVYEVVKNTMQMILPKVWVPPIQWMAQAGILDVQRFVEVALAELSEPHNQTERNGCIVLIKAALGKPVAATKKIVVAMQPDWIALLADAQGPIAGFGLDQLLIVEKAGKLNGPEVVVALPHLFNHKAKSHARKGILLLGRLAKDSAIRSDAVRGLAFALAHPAKEVQEDAIEQLALHIEASDIDAIESIQLHLETVAPTLRSRLETVVPGASESPMDEDPSAFDACSEDLEASAAELPPAVSERFQVASALKALVSGELPTAGRWKACDLRILDVYEPLQPIETVEELVQVTSAAVEACECPDTPERILDGITRLYLERPKHFATLTKSLKTRVCQEIMGRPMRGIVGAVLSEPMARCIGAWLGSTGFFEDLLKPSRFPPGDFMWLLADRLKKKTAYPIVSAPTHRGGWIDPRVWVKRLHDLEVSKVDLLECDLVRSLLRLTPDRREEAWNLVVAGTLTLSPAMHQLVRVALEPIESTEHLQLDDQWPIQVWIAAIRSREPSIDLTKHLPEEEISQIPEELWRKPDVLKPSNYYWRSLPETKGPRHFPIVDSEPMAPDDRDPLKAEVEKMKEELNGASLTSPDNVLKLIALGEAEEKLDHDLGFLTAQLHGVRCSFAPPYLYPYLATQWPMKLDWYWSLASVSLSRRVDSGASVEERYAQYLLPLLEPDCPLTIMAARALWIATVSKDGNAKGMAIEAWIELSQTDRCDVELLVEAWSDVMAGGWMKLNRVAEVFGEVSQAGPLAAWIAARTCARFLELQEALPRDGAKLLEIIDQAYERLGLPADVGLKPLLESIKSGKAKGAAKSIQCRNGVMTSQRSAALQQLAEQRIARAQRNSRPILVPASETN encoded by the coding sequence ATGATTGAAGCGCTCGAAGCGGTGATTCTTGCGAACGATTCGGCGAAGGTGGTCGAGGTTCTGTCGACGGCGACTGAAGAGGAACGGGCAGCCTCGGTTCGACCACTCAAGGCTTTCTGGCTGGCGCTGGGAATCGATCGCCATGTGACGCGAGGTGTGCATCCCGATTTGACCAAGACGAGCGAAGAGGTCGTTGAGAAACGAAAGAAGTACAACTTGGCCGACACAAACGAACTGTCGCCACGCTATTACAGCGACTTGTTCTACGTCGCCTGGCTGGCTTGGTATGGCATTGTCGATCAGGGTGAGAGTTGTTTGTGTACCTGTGTCCCACATTTCGAGGCGGAATCGGCTCAGATCCTGGCCGACAGGAACCCGCCCTGGATCGACCAGTGGCTGGAAACGCACTTCCCAAAGCTGGAAGACCGAGACACCTACAACTGGCCAGGCGAGTTCTGGGTACTGCTCCATCAGCGAGGTCTCTTGAAAAATAGCAAGTCTTTCAAATTGAAAGAACGCCTTGCAAAGTTTTGGATTCCCTCTGCCTACGAGAAACAGCCCGAGGCGACGCAGCAATTCTTGCTGGCGTATCCCGAAGCGATTGAGCCGGTATACGAAGTCGTCAAAAACACCATGCAGATGATTCTGCCGAAAGTGTGGGTGCCTCCAATTCAATGGATGGCTCAGGCAGGCATTCTCGATGTTCAGCGGTTTGTCGAAGTCGCACTTGCCGAGCTATCGGAGCCGCACAATCAAACCGAACGCAATGGCTGTATCGTCCTGATCAAGGCAGCGCTCGGCAAGCCAGTTGCGGCGACGAAGAAGATTGTCGTCGCCATGCAGCCTGACTGGATCGCCTTGCTGGCCGATGCCCAAGGACCGATCGCAGGCTTTGGACTCGATCAATTGCTGATTGTTGAAAAAGCGGGCAAGTTAAACGGACCAGAGGTTGTCGTGGCGCTGCCTCATCTCTTCAATCACAAGGCAAAAAGTCACGCCCGGAAAGGGATCTTACTGCTCGGGCGGTTGGCAAAAGACTCGGCAATTCGTAGCGATGCGGTGCGGGGACTGGCATTCGCCCTGGCACATCCGGCGAAGGAGGTGCAAGAGGATGCCATCGAACAGCTCGCTTTGCATATCGAGGCATCTGATATTGATGCGATCGAATCCATTCAGCTCCACCTGGAAACCGTCGCTCCGACGCTACGTTCGCGGCTGGAGACCGTCGTCCCTGGGGCAAGTGAATCGCCGATGGATGAAGATCCTTCGGCGTTCGATGCCTGCAGTGAAGATCTGGAGGCAAGTGCCGCGGAGCTTCCTCCCGCAGTTTCCGAGAGGTTCCAAGTTGCCTCAGCGTTGAAAGCCCTGGTTTCTGGAGAGCTTCCAACAGCCGGAAGGTGGAAGGCATGTGACCTTCGCATCCTGGATGTCTACGAACCACTGCAGCCCATCGAAACGGTGGAAGAACTCGTTCAGGTAACATCCGCAGCGGTGGAAGCATGTGAGTGCCCCGACACGCCGGAACGAATCCTTGACGGCATCACACGGCTTTACCTGGAACGTCCGAAGCATTTTGCCACCCTGACCAAGTCACTCAAGACTCGAGTCTGCCAGGAAATTATGGGGCGGCCAATGCGCGGGATTGTCGGCGCCGTGCTCAGCGAGCCAATGGCTCGTTGTATTGGCGCGTGGCTTGGATCGACCGGCTTCTTCGAAGATTTACTGAAACCGTCACGCTTCCCGCCGGGCGATTTCATGTGGCTGTTGGCCGATCGTCTAAAAAAGAAGACTGCCTATCCGATTGTTTCCGCTCCGACGCACCGAGGTGGTTGGATTGATCCGCGCGTTTGGGTCAAGCGACTGCACGATCTGGAAGTGTCAAAGGTCGATCTTTTAGAATGCGACCTGGTCCGCAGTTTGTTGCGGCTAACTCCAGATCGGAGGGAGGAAGCCTGGAATCTAGTCGTAGCGGGGACACTGACCTTGTCGCCGGCGATGCATCAATTGGTGCGTGTCGCCTTGGAGCCCATCGAGTCGACCGAACATCTGCAGTTGGATGACCAGTGGCCGATCCAAGTCTGGATCGCGGCGATTCGGTCGCGGGAACCATCGATCGATCTCACAAAGCATCTACCTGAAGAGGAGATTTCCCAGATACCGGAAGAGCTATGGCGTAAGCCTGACGTCTTGAAGCCCTCGAACTATTATTGGCGGTCACTTCCAGAAACGAAGGGCCCGCGACATTTTCCGATTGTCGATAGCGAGCCGATGGCACCTGACGACCGCGATCCTCTCAAGGCTGAAGTCGAGAAGATGAAGGAAGAGCTCAACGGCGCATCGCTCACATCGCCCGACAATGTCCTGAAACTGATTGCGCTCGGCGAGGCCGAGGAGAAACTGGATCATGACCTGGGCTTTCTGACTGCACAGCTTCACGGCGTTCGCTGTTCCTTCGCACCCCCGTATCTCTATCCTTACCTGGCAACGCAGTGGCCGATGAAGCTCGACTGGTACTGGTCGTTGGCGTCGGTCAGCTTGTCGCGGCGGGTCGACAGCGGGGCCAGCGTCGAAGAGAGGTACGCACAGTATCTGTTGCCATTGCTCGAACCCGATTGTCCGTTGACGATCATGGCGGCGAGGGCATTGTGGATTGCGACAGTCAGCAAAGATGGCAACGCGAAAGGGATGGCGATCGAGGCCTGGATTGAATTGTCTCAGACCGATCGCTGCGACGTTGAATTGCTTGTCGAGGCTTGGAGCGATGTCATGGCAGGGGGCTGGATGAAGTTGAATCGCGTGGCCGAGGTCTTCGGCGAAGTCAGTCAGGCGGGACCGCTAGCGGCCTGGATCGCAGCGCGAACCTGTGCTCGTTTCCTGGAATTGCAGGAAGCATTACCGCGCGACGGAGCGAAGTTGCTGGAGATCATCGATCAGGCTTACGAGCGGCTGGGACTGCCGGCTGACGTAGGATTGAAACCATTGCTCGAGTCGATCAAAAGTGGCAAGGCGAAAGGCGCCGCGAAATCGATTCAGTGCCGAAATGGAGTGATGACGAGCCAACGCAGCGCCGCCTTACAGCAGTTGGCCGAACAACGGATTGCCCGAGCTCAAAGAAATTCACGCCCGATATTAGTCCCAGCCAGCGAGACTAATTGA